The following DNA comes from Halorhabdus tiamatea SARL4B.
GGCGAACCAGCCGCCACGGGCCAGCGAGACGACGACGTCCGGCTCGAAGTCGTCGGCCTTGACGTCGTCGCTGACGTCCCGGCAGAGGCCGTAGATGTACTCCCAGTTCGTGACGGTACAGGGAAACTCCTCGGGCAGATCGGCCATTCAGGTGGTCACCGGACGAAGCCAGGGGACGGCGACAATTAGGGTTTTACATGCGCGTCGACCGCCCTTCTCGGGCCGGGAGTGCGCTTTTGGTGGCTGGTGCCGATATGGTCCGTATGCGAACCCGCCGACGCTTCCTCCAGGCAGCCCTCACGCTCTCGATCGGCGCGCTCGCCGGCTGTTCAGACGACGAGGGGACGACGGCCGCCGATAGACCGACCGGAACCCCGTCGCCGACGGCGACGCCGGGCCTCACGACGACCGAAACCCCGCCCCGTCCGGAAACGACGACTGCGACTTCACCGGAGACGCCGACAACCACGCCGCCTGAGACCACGACACCGAAACCGGGGTACAAACCACCCGAATACGTCGATCTCGCCTCGTACTCGGAGCAGACACTCTCGCTGTCTGCGACCGACAGCTGTGAGCTGGGCGCGACGCTATCGCTCCCTGAGGAAGGGAACGATCTGCCGGGAGTCGTCATCGTCCACGGCTCGGGCGGCCACGATCGCAACGGTACGTACGGCCAGGTACAACCCTATCGCGACCTGGCTCTCGGACTCGCGAGCGAGGGGGTCGCCGTCCTCCGGTACGAGAAGCGCACGTACGCGTGTTCACTCTCGGTCGACGCCGCGTCGCTGACGATCGACGACGAGGTGACGGCGGACGCGCTGACGGCAGTCGATCGGCTGCGGGAGCAAGACTGTGTCAACGCCGGGAACGTGGTCGTCGCCGGTCACAGCCTCGGCGGCATGCTGGCCCCACGCATCGCCGAGCAGGACGGGGACCTGGCCGGGATCGCCATGCTCGCGGCACCCGCCCGGTCGCTCCCGGAGATCATCGTCTATCAGACCCGCTATCAGTTCGAGCGCGACGGCG
Coding sequences within:
- a CDS encoding alpha/beta hydrolase family protein, whose translation is MRTRRRFLQAALTLSIGALAGCSDDEGTTAADRPTGTPSPTATPGLTTTETPPRPETTTATSPETPTTTPPETTTPKPGYKPPEYVDLASYSEQTLSLSATDSCELGATLSLPEEGNDLPGVVIVHGSGGHDRNGTYGQVQPYRDLALGLASEGVAVLRYEKRTYACSLSVDAASLTIDDEVTADALTAVDRLREQDCVNAGNVVVAGHSLGGMLAPRIAEQDGDLAGIAMLAAPARSLPEIIVYQTRYQFERDGDLSEEERARLERIRTIADRVRAGEVGEDELVWGGGRAYWRSLAAYDQISTAKALDRPILLQQGQRDDQVPPETELTRWREALGGSESVAIRTYGGLNHFFVDGPGPIATGELPGPGHVAEPVVTDLADWISGVTN